The genome window AAGCGCCAGGGGGGAAAAAGCGTTATGTTGGAAAGTGTGCTGAATAAAGCCCGGAAGTCTGCTAAGTAATTCCGCCAAATCCCTTAATCATCCATACGATATGAAAAATATTCCTAACGAAAGAAGAGATTTTTTGAAGAAAACACTCGCAGGGAGCGCATTACTGACCGTGGGTGGCATTCTGCCGGGTTTCAGCCCAAAAAGTTATGCGAAGATCATTGGCGCAAATGAAAAAGTTCGCGTGGGCGTTATGGGCGTAAACAGTCGTGGACTGGCGCTTGCTTCCAACTATGCATTGCAGCCAAACTGTGAGGTTGTTTCAATTTCGGATGTCGATTCGAGAGCCGCAGAAAAGTGCATTAATACGGTTAACGACATTCAAAAATCAAAGCCTGCGAACACGCCTGACTTTCGGAAAGCACTGGAAAATAAGAATATGGACGCATTGGTGATTGCTGCTCCCGACCATTGGCATGCGCCTGCGGCTATCCTGGCTTCCAAAGCAGGAAAGCATGTTTACCTCGAAAAACCTTGCAGCCACAATCCCCACGAAGGTGAAATGCTGATTAAGGCCGCAAAAAAATACAAGAATGTGATTCAAATGGGCAACCAACGCCGTTCGTGGCCGAATGTGATGGCTGCGATTAAGGAAGTGCATAGCGGTGCGATTGGCCGTCCGTATTTTGTAAAGGGTTGGTATACGAATAACAGAGCGTCCATTGGCGTAGGAAAAGAAACTGCCGTGCCGTCGTGGCTGGATTATGAGTTATGGCAAGGCCCTGCGCCGCGGCGCGCTTATAAGGATAATCTGATCCATTACAACTGGCACTGGCTTTGGAACTGGGGAACCGGCGAAGCGCTTAACAACGGCACCCATATGCTGGATTTGATGCGCTGGGGATTACAGGTTGAGTATCCTAATCGCGTAACATCCTCAGGCGGACGTTATCGTTACAAGGATGACTGGGAAACACCTGATACGCAGATTATTAACCTTCAATTTGACAATAACACTGCGATGTCGTGGGAAGGCAGA of Dyadobacter chenhuakuii contains these proteins:
- a CDS encoding Gfo/Idh/MocA family protein — protein: MKNIPNERRDFLKKTLAGSALLTVGGILPGFSPKSYAKIIGANEKVRVGVMGVNSRGLALASNYALQPNCEVVSISDVDSRAAEKCINTVNDIQKSKPANTPDFRKALENKNMDALVIAAPDHWHAPAAILASKAGKHVYLEKPCSHNPHEGEMLIKAAKKYKNVIQMGNQRRSWPNVMAAIKEVHSGAIGRPYFVKGWYTNNRASIGVGKETAVPSWLDYELWQGPAPRRAYKDNLIHYNWHWLWNWGTGEALNNGTHMLDLMRWGLQVEYPNRVTSSGGRYRYKDDWETPDTQIINLQFDNNTAMSWEGRSCNGRTNEGSSVGVIFYGETGSLQIGEGNTYTIYGLDNKVIKEVKNDFVIDPRNKMNPSQGLDALHIQNFFDAIKKGTPLASEIVGGHQSTLLAQLGNIAYRSEGTLHIDSTNGHIKNNKEAEKLWKREYQKGWEPTI